Proteins encoded within one genomic window of Gammaproteobacteria bacterium:
- a CDS encoding ribosome-associated translation inhibitor RaiA yields MQTALQVRFHGTDPSAAMEFTIREHVQKLEQFYDGLIGCQVSLESRHQHHRQGNLFTVHIRLVVPGEELVVTRNPERDPRHEDPYVAVSDAFRAARRQLEEYAGKRHGKTKRHQARPRSQGSGAAAQESEQQGD; encoded by the coding sequence ATGCAGACGGCCCTGCAAGTCAGGTTTCACGGCACCGATCCTTCAGCGGCGATGGAATTCACCATCCGCGAGCACGTACAGAAGCTCGAGCAGTTCTACGATGGCCTGATCGGTTGCCAGGTCAGCCTGGAATCGCGCCACCAGCATCACCGGCAGGGCAACCTGTTCACCGTGCATATCCGGCTGGTCGTGCCGGGAGAAGAACTCGTCGTGACCCGCAACCCGGAGCGCGACCCGCGCCATGAAGACCCCTATGTCGCCGTGAGCGATGCCTTCCGCGCGGCACGGCGCCAGCTCGAGGAATATGCCGGCAAGCGCCATGGCAAGACCAAGCGCCACCAGGCCAGGCCGCGCAGCCAGGGAAGCGGTGCGGCGGCGCAGGAAAGCGAGCAACAGGGCGACTGA
- a CDS encoding alpha/beta hydrolase, whose translation MKVLAAILALAVAALATALWAYRDIPAATLEARYTSPASKFIHIDGVRIHYRDQGSGPAVVLIHGNFSSLIDWDPWVAALEDHYRVVRFDLTSHGLTGPDPTGDYSQERTLALTARLIDALGLRRFSIGGTSLGGTVAIHYAAAHPERVTGLILLNPGTLEGREMTRQGGVPKAAYLLEYILPRALPAAMLRSGFGDPSKVSDGLIDRWYDLWMREGQRQAQLDRLSQYRAGDVEAVIRSIRAPVLLLWGEADSTAPIRQAQQFLQLLGNAPAVKFIEYPGVGHMAVEEAGEATGRDVRAWLDARASSPGG comes from the coding sequence ATGAAAGTCCTGGCAGCCATCCTGGCCCTCGCTGTCGCCGCCCTGGCCACGGCCCTGTGGGCCTACCGCGACATTCCTGCCGCCACGCTGGAGGCCCGCTACACCAGCCCGGCGTCGAAGTTCATCCACATCGATGGCGTCCGCATCCACTACCGCGACCAGGGCAGCGGCCCTGCCGTGGTGCTGATCCACGGCAACTTCTCCAGCCTGATCGACTGGGATCCCTGGGTGGCCGCGCTCGAGGATCACTACCGGGTGGTGCGCTTCGACCTGACGAGCCACGGCCTGACCGGCCCGGATCCGACCGGCGACTACAGCCAGGAACGCACGCTGGCCCTGACGGCGCGACTCATCGATGCACTGGGCCTGCGGCGTTTCAGCATCGGCGGCACGTCGCTGGGCGGCACGGTCGCCATTCATTACGCTGCAGCGCATCCCGAGCGGGTGACCGGACTCATTCTGTTGAATCCGGGAACGCTGGAGGGCAGGGAGATGACGCGCCAGGGCGGTGTGCCCAAGGCCGCCTACCTGCTGGAGTACATCCTGCCCAGGGCGCTGCCGGCCGCCATGCTGAGGAGCGGCTTCGGCGATCCCTCGAAGGTCAGCGATGGGCTGATCGACCGCTGGTACGACCTGTGGATGCGGGAGGGCCAGCGGCAGGCCCAGCTGGACCGCCTGTCGCAATACCGGGCCGGCGATGTCGAGGCCGTCATCCGCAGCATCCGCGCACCCGTCCTGCTGCTCTGGGGCGAAGCCGATTCCACGGCGCCGATCCGCCAGGCGCAGCAGTTCCTGCAGCTTCTGGGGAACGCACCTGCGGTGAAATTCATCGAATACCCCGGCGTCGGCCACATGGCCGTCGAGGAAGCCGGTGAGGCGACCGGGCGCGACGTGCGCGCCTGGCTCGATGCCAGGGCCAGCTCCCCCGGCGGGTGA
- a CDS encoding cold-shock protein, producing the protein MATGTVKWFNAQKGFGFIQPSDGSKDVFVHISAVQAAGLATLNEGQKVSFDVLTERGKPAAGNLKAA; encoded by the coding sequence GTGGCTACCGGTACTGTGAAGTGGTTCAACGCCCAGAAGGGCTTCGGTTTCATCCAGCCGTCGGACGGCTCGAAGGATGTGTTCGTGCATATCAGCGCCGTGCAGGCTGCTGGCCTGGCGACGCTCAACGAGGGCCAGAAGGTCAGCTTCGACGTCCTGACGGAGCGGGGCAAGCCCGCAGCAGGCAACCTGAAGGCTGCCTGA
- the mdtD gene encoding multidrug transporter subunit MdtD, with protein MHSGTVPSTPASGPASPRLVLWIVAIGMFMQLLDSTIVNTALPAMARSLGESPLRMHAVVVSYALTMAVVIPATGWLADRFGTRRIYMLAIGLFMLGSLACAASASLGQLVAARVLQGVGGAMLMPVGRLVVLRAFPGELFLAAISFVAIPALVGPLLGPTLGGWLVEVASWHWIFLINLPVGLAGLLATRRYIPNFTAASGRFDLAGYLMLAFAMVSVSLALDGLGGLGWAHTLLVLLMILGLAALAAYWLHALRSPAPIFTPDLFTVQSYRVGLLGNLFSRIGSGAMPYLLPLLLQLTLGYSPAEAGMLMLPVALASMGAKRVTTAVITRHGYRQVLIGNTLLLGATIAGFALMAPGQPLWLRIVQLGIFGAVNSFQFTAMNAVTLKDLAPARAGSGNSLFSVVQMLGMSLGVTCAAALLAAFGSWLGAGEGSQALPAFRATVIAIGLMTMGSAVIFWQLRDEGPAELPDGGIVADA; from the coding sequence ATGCACTCCGGTACGGTGCCTTCCACTCCCGCCTCCGGCCCCGCCAGCCCTCGCCTGGTCCTGTGGATCGTGGCGATCGGCATGTTCATGCAGCTGCTGGACTCGACCATCGTCAACACCGCGCTGCCGGCGATGGCGCGCAGCCTCGGGGAGAGCCCGCTGCGCATGCACGCGGTGGTGGTGTCCTACGCCCTCACCATGGCGGTGGTCATCCCCGCCACCGGCTGGCTGGCCGACCGCTTCGGCACCCGGCGCATCTACATGCTGGCCATCGGCCTGTTCATGCTCGGCTCGCTCGCCTGCGCCGCATCCGCCAGTCTCGGCCAGCTGGTTGCCGCGCGCGTGCTGCAGGGCGTGGGCGGCGCCATGCTGATGCCGGTGGGCCGGCTGGTGGTGCTGCGCGCATTCCCCGGGGAGCTGTTCCTCGCGGCCATCAGCTTCGTCGCCATTCCAGCGCTGGTCGGGCCGCTGCTCGGCCCGACACTGGGCGGCTGGCTGGTGGAGGTGGCCTCCTGGCACTGGATCTTCCTGATCAACCTGCCCGTGGGCCTCGCCGGCCTGCTGGCCACCCGGCGCTACATTCCCAATTTCACCGCGGCCAGCGGCCGTTTCGACCTCGCCGGCTACCTGATGCTGGCGTTCGCCATGGTCAGTGTCTCGCTGGCGCTCGATGGCCTGGGCGGCCTGGGCTGGGCGCATACGCTGCTGGTGCTGCTGATGATCCTGGGCCTGGCGGCGCTCGCCGCGTACTGGCTGCACGCGCTGCGCAGCCCGGCGCCGATCTTCACCCCGGACCTGTTCACGGTGCAGAGCTACCGGGTGGGCCTGCTGGGGAACCTGTTCTCGCGCATCGGCTCGGGCGCCATGCCCTACCTGCTGCCGCTGCTGCTGCAGCTGACCCTGGGCTACTCGCCTGCCGAGGCCGGCATGCTGATGCTGCCGGTCGCGCTGGCCAGCATGGGCGCCAAGCGCGTGACCACGGCCGTCATCACCCGCCACGGCTATCGCCAGGTGCTGATCGGCAACACGCTGCTGCTCGGCGCGACGATCGCCGGCTTCGCGCTGATGGCACCGGGGCAGCCGCTGTGGCTGCGGATCGTCCAGCTCGGCATCTTCGGTGCCGTCAATTCCTTCCAGTTCACCGCCATGAACGCCGTGACGCTCAAGGACCTGGCACCCGCGCGTGCGGGCAGCGGCAACAGCCTGTTCTCCGTGGTGCAGATGCTCGGCATGAGCCTGGGCGTGACCTGCGCCGCGGCGCTGCTGGCCGCCTTCGGCAGCTGGCTGGGTGCCGGCGAGGGCAGCCAGGCGCTGCCGGCGTTCCGCGCCACCGTCATCGCCATCGGCCTGATGACCATGGGATCGGCCGTCATCTTCTGGCAGCTGCGTGACGAGGGTCCGGCCGAACTGCCGGATGGCGGCATCGTCGCCGACGCCTGA
- a CDS encoding sulfate ABC transporter substrate-binding protein, which produces MACVATPARGAETARLLNVSYDATRELYLAYDRLFAAHWLAATGQEVRIQRSHGGSGRQARSVIDGLPADVVTLALAYDIDAIAQRSGRLPVDWQARLPDHSSPYTSVIVLLVRKGNPKNIRDWDDLLRPGLKVITPNPKTSGGARWNYLAAWGYALEKNRGDEAAALAFVRALFARVPVLDTGARASTMTFVQRGIGDVLLAWESEALLARDELGTNRFEIVMPSVSVLAEPPVAVVERNARRHGTAALARAYLEYLYSPEAQEIIADHHFRPRLPEVAARHARQFPEIRLLTIRDFGGWQAVQARHFDDGGLFDRILEQRP; this is translated from the coding sequence ATGGCCTGCGTGGCCACGCCGGCCCGGGGCGCGGAGACGGCGCGCCTGCTCAATGTGTCATACGATGCGACGCGCGAGCTCTACCTCGCCTACGACCGGTTGTTCGCCGCGCACTGGCTCGCCGCCACGGGACAGGAAGTGCGCATCCAGCGCTCGCACGGCGGCTCCGGCCGCCAGGCCCGATCGGTGATCGATGGCCTGCCCGCCGACGTGGTGACGCTGGCGCTCGCCTATGACATCGACGCCATTGCGCAACGTTCCGGGCGCCTGCCGGTCGACTGGCAGGCGCGGCTGCCGGACCACAGCTCGCCCTACACCTCGGTCATCGTGCTGCTGGTCCGCAAGGGCAACCCGAAGAACATCCGTGACTGGGACGACCTGCTGCGGCCGGGGCTGAAGGTCATCACGCCCAATCCCAAGACCTCAGGCGGCGCACGCTGGAACTACCTCGCCGCCTGGGGCTACGCCCTGGAGAAGAACCGGGGCGACGAGGCCGCCGCGCTGGCGTTCGTCAGGGCGCTGTTCGCCAGGGTGCCGGTGCTCGACACCGGCGCCCGCGCCTCGACCATGACCTTCGTGCAACGGGGCATCGGCGATGTCCTGCTGGCCTGGGAGAGCGAGGCCCTGCTCGCCCGCGACGAACTCGGCACCAACCGCTTCGAGATCGTCATGCCGTCGGTGAGCGTGCTGGCGGAGCCGCCGGTGGCCGTGGTGGAGCGCAATGCCCGGCGGCACGGCACGGCCGCGCTGGCGCGGGCATACCTCGAGTACCTGTACTCGCCCGAGGCCCAGGAGATCATCGCCGATCATCATTTCCGCCCGCGGCTGCCGGAGGTGGCGGCCAGGCATGCCCGGCAGTTCCCGGAGATCCGCCTGCTCACCATCAGGGATTTCGGCGGCTGGCAGGCGGTCCAGGCACGCCACTTCGACGATGGCGGCCTGTTCGACCGGATCCTGGAACAGCGGCCGTAG
- a CDS encoding ABC transporter ATP-binding protein, which translates to MTARAYHAQQEGTMSIRFEQVTKRYRGVPVVNDVTLEVAKGEFFVLLGASGSGKSTLLRGIAGLTDIDHGRIALHGRDVTFVNPRDRGVGFVFQHYALFRNMSIADNIEFALRIRGVPAARRRERRRELLRLVALEGMDERLPSQLSGGQQQRVAVARALAHEPGVLLLDEPFGALDAKIRTELRRTVREVQRRLGTTTILVTHDQEEAFSLADRIGVMHMGRLLETGEPQQLYRQPATRFVATFLGAANLLLGEVAAPSRVRVGQALVSHAGQARPDAVSSTEVVTVLRPEDVELARHRQVLANPFLGEGQVLETSFGGGVSRLLVQVAAGTNLRAAARVDAQAHPGLAPGACLLEVTRTAAEAMAMPLAAGDGIALGVRRLHVLPTPVSSFLFRAPTREAVMELRHSPLVAQLVQSTRANLSETIVAEEQPGTGTLRGAGVVVVDNTGRTPAEIAGLVAHGARRLLCVPRGAQLPRRVIIHCPDDAPLGEAMGLVASLVRHINAEASFVSVTPREAVPAQRTLALRRLLDTRAEVRDSHGLDLRTEVLEGDVGEQLRALASGPEPALLVMGIDGDCAEIEAALSRDLGWLFDAGARWPLLLSYSGPRPAALAAVL; encoded by the coding sequence GTGACTGCGCGCGCCTACCATGCGCAGCAAGAGGGCACGATGTCGATCCGCTTCGAACAGGTCACCAAGCGCTACCGCGGCGTGCCCGTGGTCAACGACGTCACGCTCGAGGTGGCCAAGGGCGAGTTCTTCGTGCTGCTGGGTGCCAGCGGCAGCGGCAAGAGCACGCTCCTGCGCGGCATTGCCGGCCTGACCGACATCGACCACGGGCGCATCGCGCTGCATGGCCGTGACGTCACCTTCGTCAACCCGCGTGACCGCGGGGTCGGCTTCGTGTTCCAGCACTATGCCCTGTTCCGCAACATGAGCATCGCGGACAACATCGAGTTCGCCCTGCGCATCCGCGGCGTGCCGGCCGCGCGCCGGCGCGAGCGGCGGCGCGAGCTGCTGCGGCTGGTGGCACTGGAAGGCATGGACGAGAGGCTGCCGTCGCAGCTGTCCGGCGGCCAGCAGCAGCGCGTGGCCGTGGCGCGGGCGCTGGCCCACGAACCCGGCGTATTGCTGCTCGACGAGCCCTTCGGCGCGCTCGACGCCAAGATCCGCACCGAACTGCGGCGCACCGTGCGCGAGGTGCAGCGACGCCTCGGCACCACCACCATCCTGGTCACCCATGACCAGGAAGAGGCCTTCTCGCTGGCCGACCGCATCGGCGTCATGCACATGGGACGGCTGCTCGAGACCGGCGAGCCGCAGCAACTCTACCGGCAGCCGGCGACGCGCTTCGTCGCCACGTTCCTCGGTGCGGCGAACCTGCTGCTGGGCGAGGTGGCGGCTCCCTCCCGGGTGCGGGTCGGCCAGGCGCTGGTCAGCCATGCCGGCCAGGCGCGGCCCGATGCCGTGTCCAGCACCGAAGTGGTCACCGTGCTGCGCCCGGAGGATGTCGAACTCGCACGCCATCGCCAGGTGCTGGCGAATCCCTTCCTCGGCGAAGGCCAGGTGCTGGAAACCAGCTTTGGTGGCGGGGTAAGCCGGCTGCTGGTGCAGGTGGCCGCCGGCACGAACCTGCGCGCGGCGGCGCGGGTGGACGCGCAGGCGCATCCGGGTCTGGCTCCCGGCGCCTGCCTGCTGGAGGTGACCCGGACCGCGGCCGAGGCCATGGCCATGCCGCTGGCGGCCGGTGACGGCATCGCCCTCGGCGTGCGCCGCCTGCATGTGCTGCCCACGCCCGTGTCGAGCTTCCTGTTCCGCGCGCCGACCCGCGAGGCGGTGATGGAACTGCGCCACTCGCCGCTGGTGGCGCAGCTGGTGCAGAGCACGAGGGCCAACCTCAGCGAGACGATCGTCGCCGAGGAACAGCCCGGCACCGGCACATTGCGCGGGGCCGGAGTGGTGGTGGTGGACAACACCGGGCGCACGCCGGCGGAGATCGCCGGCCTGGTGGCGCACGGGGCCCGGCGCCTGCTGTGCGTGCCGCGCGGTGCGCAGCTGCCGCGCCGGGTGATCATCCATTGCCCGGACGACGCCCCGCTGGGAGAGGCCATGGGACTGGTCGCGAGCCTGGTGAGGCACATCAATGCCGAGGCCAGCTTCGTCAGTGTCACGCCGCGGGAAGCGGTGCCGGCGCAACGCACCCTGGCCCTGCGTCGCCTGCTCGACACGCGGGCGGAGGTCCGCGACAGCCATGGCCTCGACCTGCGCACGGAAGTGCTGGAGGGCGATGTCGGCGAGCAGCTGCGTGCGCTCGCATCCGGTCCGGAGCCGGCGCTGCTGGTCATGGGCATCGATGGCGACTGTGCCGAGATCGAGGCGGCGCTGTCGCGCGACCTCGGCTGGCTGTTCGACGCCGGTGCGCGCTGGCCGCTGCTGCTCTCCTATTCGGGCCCGCGCCCGGCCGCGCTGGCGGCGGTGCTGTAG
- the cysT gene encoding sulfate ABC transporter permease subunit CysT: MARRSGVQGWRWREASVLPGFGLTLGYSVLYLSLVVLLPIAALVLKATTAPLEQVLGTLGEPRVLAALRLSFGAALLAASINAVFGLVVAWVLTRYDFPGRRLLDALIDLPFALPTAVSGIALVTVFADDGVIGHWLAGLGIEVAYTWVGVTVALVLIGIPFVVRTLQPAIMALDPAVEEAAMSLGASRWHTFLRVILPAILPALLTGFTLAFARGVGEYGSVIFIAGNIPLQTEIMPLLIVIKLEQFDYVGAAVLGFLMLVLSFVMLLVINLLQAWQRRRLGLGA, from the coding sequence ATGGCACGGCGCTCCGGCGTGCAGGGCTGGCGCTGGCGCGAAGCCTCGGTGCTGCCCGGTTTCGGCCTCACGCTCGGCTACAGCGTGCTCTACCTGTCGCTGGTGGTGCTGTTGCCGATCGCGGCGCTGGTGCTCAAGGCGACCACGGCACCGCTGGAGCAGGTGCTGGGCACCCTGGGCGAGCCCCGCGTGCTGGCGGCGCTGCGCCTGTCCTTCGGCGCCGCCCTGCTGGCTGCCAGCATCAATGCGGTCTTCGGCCTGGTCGTGGCCTGGGTGCTGACGCGCTATGACTTTCCCGGCCGGCGCCTCCTCGATGCGCTGATCGACCTGCCATTCGCGCTGCCCACCGCGGTCTCGGGCATTGCCCTGGTCACGGTGTTCGCCGATGACGGCGTCATCGGCCACTGGCTGGCCGGGCTGGGTATCGAAGTGGCCTACACCTGGGTCGGCGTCACCGTGGCGCTGGTGCTGATCGGCATCCCGTTCGTGGTGCGCACCCTGCAGCCGGCGATCATGGCGCTGGATCCCGCGGTGGAGGAGGCCGCCATGTCGCTCGGTGCCAGCCGCTGGCACACGTTCCTGCGGGTGATCCTCCCGGCGATCCTGCCGGCCCTGCTGACCGGCTTCACGCTCGCCTTCGCGCGCGGCGTGGGCGAGTACGGCTCGGTGATCTTCATCGCCGGCAACATTCCGCTGCAGACCGAGATCATGCCGCTGCTCATCGTCATCAAGCTCGAGCAGTTCGACTACGTGGGTGCCGCCGTCCTCGGCTTCCTCATGCTGGTGCTGTCGTTCGTGATGCTGCTGGTCATCAACCTGCTGCAGGCCTGGCAGCGCCGGCGGCTGGGGCTGGGTGCCTGA
- the cysW gene encoding sulfate ABC transporter permease subunit CysW, translating to MPEVATPAVWLEERGHANRWRSRLVRGLLIGIAAGFIGIILLVPLATVFVEALGRGIGFYRQALVDPDALAAMRLTLVTTALVVPLNTLFGIAAAYAIARFSFRGKSLLTTVIDLPFAVSPVISGLAFVLLFGASGWFGPWLEEHDIQVIFALPGIVLVTLFVTFPYVARELLPLMQMLGTDEEEAAISLGAGGWRTFFKVTLPKIQWGVIYGVILCNARAMGEFGAVAVVSGHIRGLTTTMPLQVEILYNEFHQVAAFAVASVLSLLAVVTLAIKTAIEWRTGHRGGH from the coding sequence GTGCCTGAGGTGGCCACGCCCGCCGTCTGGCTGGAGGAGCGCGGCCATGCCAACCGCTGGCGCAGCCGGCTGGTACGCGGGCTGCTGATCGGCATCGCGGCGGGCTTCATCGGCATCATCCTGCTGGTGCCGCTGGCCACGGTGTTCGTCGAGGCGCTCGGCCGCGGCATCGGCTTCTACCGCCAGGCGCTGGTCGACCCGGACGCGCTGGCGGCCATGCGCCTGACGCTGGTGACCACCGCCCTGGTGGTGCCGCTCAACACGCTGTTCGGCATCGCCGCCGCCTACGCCATCGCGCGCTTCAGCTTCCGCGGCAAGAGCCTGCTGACCACGGTAATCGACCTGCCCTTCGCGGTTTCCCCGGTGATCTCCGGCCTGGCCTTCGTCCTGCTGTTCGGCGCCAGCGGCTGGTTCGGGCCCTGGCTGGAGGAGCACGACATCCAGGTGATCTTCGCGCTGCCGGGCATCGTCCTGGTCACCCTGTTCGTGACCTTTCCCTACGTCGCCCGGGAGCTGCTGCCGCTGATGCAGATGCTGGGCACGGACGAGGAGGAGGCGGCCATCTCGCTCGGCGCCGGCGGCTGGAGGACCTTCTTCAAGGTGACGCTGCCCAAGATACAATGGGGCGTGATCTACGGCGTGATCCTCTGTAATGCCCGTGCCATGGGCGAGTTCGGCGCGGTGGCCGTCGTCTCCGGCCACATCCGCGGCCTGACCACCACCATGCCGCTGCAGGTGGAGATCCTGTACAACGAGTTCCACCAGGTGGCGGCCTTCGCCGTGGCGTCGGTGCTGAGCCTGCTCGCGGTGGTGACGCTGGCCATCAAGACCGCCATCGAGTGGCGCACCGGGCATCGTGGTGGGCACTGA
- a CDS encoding HAMP domain-containing protein, whose protein sequence is MKPSRPLGLAAWLGIGSGVIVLLAVLAVAASSVGLLGRLARQQAMTRVELAGASARDYLRRVNEEVLGDARELASRPTLIRLLLQGDLRALEPVLARYAQSKGLYACLLVNDAGVAVAAGGEVAWSELEPAAAEQGERFAVASRQAGVILSGASAPVPRLAPYRVIALRAIDDRLVADLQEQVGATVEVINYATYTAPPDNPFTELHSQTITSGKVTTRRLSASDSYVAVVPWSASTGELIGLVDVQIGAAEFDAAARALGMRLAVIALLVLALAALGGMLYGRWLARPLEALRNAADRIGRGDFSVAVPTSGISEIGSLALTMDEMRSNLVDLTAVLRRREAEARAVLSGVVEGVYAVDSARVIRYANDQVVRMLGRPREEIVGRFCGDVLNPEATDGVRPCERDCPIVAARVTGQGRAAERLCLPGGATRSAVVVSAPPTGGQQVQVLRDETELESVRRARDSVLANISHEFRTPLAAQLASIELLQDGLERLPLAEQRELFRNLERGVLRLMRLIDNLLESVRIEAGQLAIRAQTVSMAEVAEEAAALIRPLLAQRRQALDIEWPQGLPDLVGDGQRLVQVFVNLLANASKYAPEGTTIRIGGELRGERIAAWVEDEGPGLTDSDPDTVFQRFRRAGDVEPEAPGLGLGLWIVRSIVERHGGEAGMERTPAGRTRFFFVLPAGERA, encoded by the coding sequence ATGAAGCCGTCGCGACCCCTTGGCCTCGCTGCATGGCTCGGCATCGGCAGCGGCGTCATCGTCCTGCTGGCGGTGCTGGCGGTCGCCGCCTCGTCGGTGGGATTGCTGGGGCGCCTGGCGCGACAGCAGGCCATGACGCGCGTGGAGCTGGCCGGTGCCTCGGCCCGCGACTACCTGCGGCGGGTCAACGAGGAAGTCCTCGGCGATGCCCGCGAGCTCGCCAGCCGGCCGACGCTCATCCGCCTGCTGCTGCAGGGAGACCTGCGCGCCCTGGAGCCCGTGCTCGCCCGCTACGCCCAGTCGAAGGGCCTCTACGCCTGCCTGCTGGTGAACGACGCCGGGGTCGCGGTGGCTGCCGGTGGCGAGGTGGCGTGGTCGGAACTCGAGCCGGCGGCAGCCGAGCAGGGTGAGCGGTTTGCGGTGGCCTCGCGCCAGGCCGGCGTGATCCTCAGCGGCGCCAGTGCCCCGGTGCCGCGCCTCGCGCCCTATCGGGTGATTGCCCTGCGGGCGATCGACGACCGGCTGGTCGCCGACCTGCAGGAGCAGGTGGGTGCGACCGTGGAAGTCATCAACTACGCCACCTACACGGCGCCGCCGGACAATCCGTTCACGGAGCTGCACAGCCAGACCATCACCAGCGGCAAGGTGACCACCCGCCGGCTCAGCGCCTCTGACAGCTACGTGGCCGTCGTGCCCTGGTCGGCATCCACCGGCGAACTGATCGGGCTGGTGGACGTGCAGATCGGCGCTGCCGAGTTCGACGCCGCGGCCCGCGCGCTGGGCATGCGCCTGGCGGTGATCGCCCTGCTGGTGCTGGCGCTGGCGGCGCTGGGCGGCATGCTCTACGGCCGGTGGCTGGCGCGGCCGCTGGAAGCGCTGCGCAATGCGGCCGATCGCATCGGCCGCGGCGATTTCTCGGTGGCGGTACCCACCTCGGGGATCAGCGAGATCGGCTCGCTGGCGCTCACCATGGACGAGATGCGCAGCAACCTGGTGGACCTGACCGCCGTGCTGAGGCGCCGCGAGGCGGAGGCACGCGCCGTGCTGTCGGGCGTGGTCGAGGGCGTCTATGCCGTGGATTCCGCCCGCGTCATCCGCTACGCCAACGACCAGGTGGTGCGCATGCTCGGCCGCCCGCGGGAGGAGATCGTCGGCCGTTTCTGCGGTGATGTGCTCAATCCCGAGGCCACCGACGGCGTGCGTCCCTGCGAGCGCGATTGTCCGATCGTCGCCGCGCGTGTCACCGGCCAGGGCCGCGCCGCCGAACGCCTGTGCCTGCCGGGAGGCGCCACGCGCTCGGCGGTCGTGGTCAGCGCACCGCCCACCGGCGGCCAGCAGGTGCAGGTGCTGCGCGACGAGACCGAGCTCGAATCGGTGCGTCGCGCGCGCGACAGCGTGCTGGCCAACATATCGCACGAGTTCCGCACGCCGCTGGCCGCGCAGCTGGCCTCGATCGAGCTGCTGCAGGACGGGCTCGAGCGCCTGCCACTGGCCGAGCAGCGCGAGCTGTTCCGCAACCTGGAGCGGGGCGTGCTGCGGCTGATGCGGCTGATCGACAACCTGCTCGAGAGCGTGCGCATCGAAGCGGGCCAGCTGGCGATCCGCGCCCAGACCGTGTCGATGGCCGAGGTGGCCGAGGAGGCCGCGGCACTGATCCGGCCGCTGCTGGCGCAGCGTCGCCAGGCGCTCGACATCGAGTGGCCGCAGGGACTGCCGGATCTCGTCGGCGACGGCCAGCGCCTGGTGCAGGTGTTCGTCAACCTGCTCGCCAACGCCAGCAAGTATGCGCCGGAGGGCACCACCATCCGCATCGGTGGCGAGCTGCGGGGCGAGCGCATCGCCGCCTGGGTGGAGGACGAGGGGCCCGGCCTCACCGACAGCGACCCGGACACCGTCTTCCAGCGTTTCAGGCGGGCCGGGGACGTGGAGCCCGAGGCGCCGGGCCTCGGGCTGGGCCTGTGGATCGTGCGCTCCATCGTCGAACGCCATGGCGGGGAGGCGGGGATGGAGCGGACGCCGGCGGGCCGGACGCGCTTCTTCTTCGTCTTGCCGGCGGGGGAGCGGGCATGA
- a CDS encoding response regulator transcription factor, whose amino-acid sequence MKLLLVDDDADLRAVTGFALQQAGFLVIGASTVPGAVDAFERERPDLVLLDINLPGGSGFDACRHIRRISRVPIMMLTVRGEEEDLVRALELGADDYLTKPFSPRTLIARVRALLRRAGIEAGGRTEAGELALDAEALSLRIGAQRNLRLTRLEFRLLQLLLAHAGQPVPTDRLLAHVWGHKGGGDRQVLKQLVHRLRLKLGEVGDADDRIETVPAVGYRLNTGLLQSG is encoded by the coding sequence ATGAAGCTGCTGCTGGTGGATGACGACGCCGATCTGCGGGCGGTGACCGGCTTCGCCCTGCAGCAGGCGGGTTTCCTGGTGATCGGCGCCAGCACCGTGCCCGGTGCCGTCGATGCCTTCGAGCGCGAGCGGCCGGACCTGGTGCTGCTCGACATCAACCTGCCGGGCGGCAGCGGCTTCGACGCCTGCCGCCACATCCGCAGGATCTCCCGCGTGCCGATCATGATGCTGACCGTGCGCGGCGAGGAAGAGGACCTGGTGCGGGCGCTGGAGCTGGGCGCCGACGACTACCTGACCAAGCCCTTCAGCCCGCGGACGCTGATCGCGCGGGTGCGGGCGCTGTTGCGCCGCGCGGGCATCGAGGCAGGCGGGCGCACCGAGGCCGGCGAGCTGGCGCTCGATGCCGAGGCACTGAGCCTGCGCATCGGCGCGCAGCGGAACCTGAGGCTGACGCGGCTGGAGTTCCGCCTGTTGCAGCTGCTGCTGGCCCATGCCGGCCAGCCGGTGCCCACCGACCGCCTGCTGGCCCATGTCTGGGGGCACAAGGGCGGCGGCGACAGGCAGGTGCTGAAGCAGCTCGTGCACCGCCTGCGGCTCAAGCTCGGCGAGGTCGGCGATGCGGATGACCGCATCGAGACGGTGCCCGCGGTCGGCTATCGCCTGAACACCGGCCTGCTCCAGTCCGGATGA